The Heliomicrobium gestii DNA window ACGGTTCTTGTTACAATGACATTGCTATTTTTCTTGGGTACCGGCCGCAAGTGCTCGCGCTCCATCGCGTACACTTCGGCGGGTACTTTTTTTGTTATGCCGTGGCTGTTGGCGTTGGCGGTGCGTTCCAGCCAGGCCTACCAGACATCCAAGGCAAGGGACGGTTTTCCTCCATTTTTAATGGCCAAAATTCGTCCCTTTTAGTTTACCGTTCACATGAGTCTCAAATATCGGAATGTTGCGGAACGACCCAAAGCGTGAACAATGATACAGTACGCCCTGCGATACTTGAAGGCGACTCCCCCATATATTGAGCCCCGATTTTGTCATAAAACCCCTTCGCATATGGATCGGCAAATATGTATAAACAAGGAATCCTCTTTTCCCTACAAAGCTCTTTAATAAAAGTGATCAGCTTTGACCCAATCCCTTTTCCTATATAATCTGGCAAAATGAAAATGTGTTCTAACCAAAATCCTTTTTTTACCACAACATTTCCTGCCCGGAAGTCTTCTTTAACTTCAACGACTGACTCGTAGCCAACGACTTTCCCATCGACCTCTGCGACAAAGACGGTATTCTCGGTAATGTAATCTGCGGTAATCGTCAATTCGTTTTTCCATACCTCGAAGTATTCCTTAGGATAATTCCAGTATTGCTTAGATAAAAAGGAAATGTCTGTTAATAGATTGCCTTCTGTTGGCAATGCCTGTCTTATTAGAAATGTCATTTATTTTACCAACCTCCTTTGGTTTGATTGTAACATAATGGTATACAAACGATAAATACTGGTGCAGGTGTCAATGCTGTCGCGCCTTGAAGAAAGAGCTTGATGGTCAGGAAAATGTAAAGCTTACTTGACTAAAAAAGGTAGGGGGACTATACTGTCTATGTAAAGCGGACTTTACCACAGGAGGGTGTTCTTTGGAAAATCGCATACAGGAGCTCCGTAAAGCGAAACAACTGACTCAAGAAGAACTGGCGAATATTTGCAATGTGAGCCGCCAAACAATAATTTCTCTTGAAAACGGGCGATATAATCCGTCGATTTTTCTCGCATATAAAATAGCGAAAATCTTTGAACTCTCCATAGAACAAGTTTTTATTTTTGAGGAGGAATGAAAAATGAATCATGCTAAGAAAACTCTCATCTATTTTATCTGTCATACGTTAGTGGGCCTTATCGCTTTGATGTTCATGCTTTTGGGGCAATTTCCTGACAGTTATAGGGAAAGTATAACATCGGGAATTGCAGGCGGTTTTATTATCTCCGGACTGTTTGGTATCATCTCATGTGTAAAGTTGCTGAAGGATCCTCAAAAAGCGACTAAAGTAGAAATCGCAAAAAATGAGGAGCGTGCGCAATTTATACGAATGAAAACAAACTCAGCTACGTATACAGTGACTATTTTTATTGAATCTGTATGTGTTATTCTGGCAGGCCTCTTGGGATTCAAAGAAATTTCAATTTCGCTTGCTTGTCTCTCTCTCGCTAAAATAGCGATAAATCTTGGCTTTGCCCATCACTTTAGTCATAAGTATTAATACAAATACTATGGATCAGGCTGTCGCAAAATTCGTTGTCGGCAGTCTTTTTTATTTTTACAGGCTCCAAACACATCAGATGGCCTAAGCCGAAAAGGACGCCTGTTATGGACTATCGAAGCCAAATTCTTTAGTGGGAGTAAGCCAACCATCATTTAAAAGGATTGACAAAACAAAATCCTGGGTGTAATTTTACACCGTGAGGGATATTTTTACATCAAGTAATTGCCTCATAAATTAATCGTATCGAATTGGGGGATTGACATCATACTGTGAAATTGCCGATGTGTATCGACTGTAAAAAAACAGATATGTGAGTAAAGGTGGTGTCTGATATGCTGACGTATCATAAATCCTATGGTCTCATTATCGGCTCAATACTACTGATAATACTCAACATAGCGACCACTCGATTCCAATTCATAAGCTTTTTCTATATGTTTTATATATTTGTCTTTGTGATTGCGTGTCTAATGGCTATTTTGGCAATTGTTTCAACGCTGAACGTTCCACTCCCTACAATGTACAAACGAGTTATCCAGTTGATAGGCGTGGCGATCATTGTTGTTATACTCCCATGGTTGAGGTTTCTCATTAACGCGTTTGATTACTAATAATTGGTTGCTCTGGAGGGCGTGGGGGAAAATAGCGGAGGTATGTGTGTGTATTATAATTCAAAGCATGACTACTCTTGGTCGTTCTATAGTATTTCCGGGATTGTGCTTGTATTGTTAGTTGAAGGGGTGTTGGAACATAATCCGATTACGACTATAATTGGAATTATCATGGCGTTAGTTTACTTCTGGCGTGTTTTTAGTACCGGTTATTACTTAAAAGATACTGCATTAACGGTAAAGTCCGGCCCCTTTAGAAAAACAATTGATTACAGAGAAATATCAAGAATAAAAAAAGTCCGCGATGTCATATCGTTTGGATACGCACTTTCTGAGGAACGCTTAGAAATCGTTTATGGAAACCACGAAGATTACGTTCTAATTTCTCCTAATATGGAAGAAGACTTTTTGCGAGAGTTGAAAAAGCGATGCCCTCAGATTGCAGGTTGGCCGGTTAAGTGATTACGGGAAGCACAAGGCGATTTCCTTCATCCTGGTAATCAAAGCCTTGGTAGATGAGTATCCCCGAACGTTTACCCTATTGACAGCTTCCGCCCGGAATAAACCCTTCCAAGATGGCTTCACCCGACGCACCGGTTACTGAATTGAAAGGTCGGATAGCCACGCTGGAGTTTGGCATAATTGACGCCACGGTAGGGAGTTCGACTCGGGAAGACCATGTCGGTGGGACCTCCGGTGTGGCGAATAGTTGGTTTCCAAAACCGCCGATACCAGGTATGAAGATTTCACCGCTATACTTGTCATAATTGCCAAAAACGGCCGGCTGCGGCAAGGTGGCCAAAAAGCTCACCGCCTGACCTCCTCTGGGACCAAAATTCACAAAGGCGACTCCACCGGTTCCGAAGGGCACACGCCCCCGGGGCCGCAGCAGCGTGCAGCTTGGGTACGCGATGAATCCGGGAACACAGAGGACATCGCCTGGAAATAATCGATTAGGGTCGGCGATATGCGGGTTGTTTACGGCAAGCGCTTCGATTCGTACTCGGAACATTTGGGCAATCGCAAAAAAGGTGTCTCCCGGAAGAACGGTATAACGACCCAGAAACGCTGGTGGACAGTTCAATGGAACTCTCTGAGTAAGACGGTATGGCACTTTTATCGTCCCCCTGCCAACGCATTTGCCAGCAATATATGCCAGCAATTTGATTTGTGCCTATCGTCTGCCGAATGGGCACAGATCTTTGGCAATGACAAGCGAGCAGCAACCAAAATAAAACAATTATGCAACCCAAAAACGAAGTAGAGGATCACTTTTTTCGTGATCACTGTGGCCCGCTTTTACGTTGCCAAAATCATAGTTCTTTAAAAACAGGCGCTAGCGCTGGCTAAGCGAAGTCTTTTTTGGTTTGTTCGATGTGTGGTCGAGAGTTTCGGTGGAGCGTCGCCGCCGTGAAGTGGAACTCTGCTGCCAAGCTGGATGGAAATGTGGTTTTCCTCTCGGCGTGGGTGGGAGTGGAGGTTGCGATGGAGGAGTATTGAAAAAAATATTTTAAGTACTTGACAAAATCGAAGAGCAATCATAGGATATAATTGTAAAAACAAAATATGGGGCGAGGGGGGCAGAGGGTATTCGGAGAGGCAAAATAATACATACTTAAATGATGAAGCTTAACATTATAGAAATGTCGGATTTTAGCCAGTTTTTCGCAATACCTAAAAAAGTTAGGAGAGTGAATAAACCAATGGAAGTTATGGAAAGAATCATGAAATCCATTGATGTATTAGTAATCGTAGACACGCAAGGGGCGTTAACCTCGAATGACCTACATAATAACGTCTACTTAGTTGATACCAATAAATTCTTTGGCTCCTATCAACAAGGACAGCCTGAACTCGTCACAAACTGCTATGATACTCAAACGATCAACTGGCGTGTAATGTCGATAAATCCCGGAAACGATGTACAGATTAACAGGTTTACTGGTGAAATGGTAAACATGCAAGTCTGTGTACCCAAAAAGCTTGGAACGGTTCAAGATACGTTCTGGCAAGGGATTGTCCAATCTAGGGGAGCGTTGAGACGTTACCAATACTCGATTGAACTAATTTTTAACGGAACCAAAACCTTGAATTTTGACCCGTACATCAATGTAAGAGGGTAATCCCAGAGAGAAGGCCGGATCTGGCGAAACCGCCAAGTCCGGCCTTCTCTCTTTTTGGGGAAAAGGGACCATTGGTTTGGGCCGCCATCAAGAAATGTCAGAAACCCGTAAGAAATCTATGTGATCTTTCTTCAGAATTACCTTTTATAATTCATAACAGAGAGAACAGCCAACACAGCGACGTCAAACAGCGATAACAAGGTCAGGTAAGTGAAGAGCAAACATGTTAAAGGCGGTGACGGTCATCGACTCGTACAGCGTTTTGGTGGTGGATGATGATCAAGATATCGTGGAAAGCTTGTCCATCTACCTCCGTCAAGAAGGCTATGATGTCTTGAGGGCCTATGACGGACTGCAAGCATTGGAGATCATCAACACTCAGCCGGTTCACCTGTTGCTTATGGACATTATGATGCCGAAGTTGGACGGCATCAAAGCGACATTGAAGATTCGGGAAGAGAAAAACATTCCCATCATTATCGTGTCGGCCAAATCGGAGGACATAGATAAAATCCACGGCCTCACCGTGGGGGCGGACGACTATGTCACCAAACCCTTCAATCCCTTGGAATTGTTGGCGCGAGTCAAGTCGCAATTGCGGCGCTACACGACCCTGGGGAATATGGACCAGAATCATGCTGCCTCGAAAATCGTCATCGGCGGACTGCAGGTGGACCCTGAGTGCAAGAGTGTAACGGTGGACGGAGAATTCGTCAAGGTAACGCCGTTGGAATACGGCATATTGGAGCTTTTATGCAGGCATCCCAACCGGGTTTTCTCTGCGGAAGAGATCTACCGCCGGGTGTGGAACGAAGAAGGCTTTGTCAATGACAACACCATCGCCGTCCATGTACGCAGAATTCGAGAGAAAATCGAGATCAATCCGAAGGAACCGAAGTATTTGAAGGTGGTGTGGGGTGTTGGATACCGGATTGAAAAAAACTAGCCTTTTCCCCCTTGGAAAGGCCTTCGTCTTTTTGATGGTGGTGGTCAGTTTTGGCATCGCCGCAACCATGTTCGCTAACCTTGTGAAAAACGTGGACAGCCTGGAAGTCTTATCCGAACAGGAGTATGTCAATTCAAGCGAATTATCGCGCTACCAGCAGCAGTTTTTGGCGGATCTGAATCAGTTGCTTACGTACGGAAATGAAGACAATATAAAAGCCGGCAATAGCATCAATAAAAAGGAATTTGAGATTCGAAAGCAGCAAATCTTTGACGAATGGTATGCGGAGACGGTACGGTTGACGGGGCTCGCCGACCCTCCGAGGGACGAAGAGTCGAGCGTTCCAACAGTGGATAGGAAGCCGCAAAAATCTCAGGCGCTCAAAATTAAATTTGAACAGGAAATGGCCGGGAAACTGGCCGACCTTCATCAAGAAATGATTGACGATGAGCTCCGGGAGTATCGTTCCCTTTTACAGCGAGTGAGGAATCAACCGGGTCTCGATTACTTTGCCACCAACGGTGTTGTTACCTATAGCAATACAGCGCAAAGGGATCGTAACTACTTTACCGGATTTCAAGCCTACGATGTAGTGGACAAAAGTGGATCAATGATCTACCCGACAAAGAAAAACAATGCTGATATTTACGGTTCACCCTCCGACTACTCGCCAAATAACACGATTTATTTGGCTGTCAAAGATGAGTACCTGGATCAAAAACAGGAAGAATGGTTTCGACAGTATGCCCTTTTGCAGTACGGCATCAAGGTCATCTCAGGATCTGTTTTGCTGATCAGTCTAGGTCTCCTCTACCTAATCTGGGGAACAGGTAGAGGGAAGGATGGGGAAGCGATACAGGTTCAACTCATTGACCGGCTGTACACGGATATCGCTCTTTTCGGTATCTTTGCCGTGGTCTTCACATGGGCGGCTCTGATGTTCCAACTGATTCAAAGCAACGTTTTGGCTGCGCCGCTGCTCTATTTGGACTTCCGGCGATCGGAATTCCTGTCATCCATGCTGTTTAGCATGATCAGCTGCAGTCTGGGGTTATGGTTGCTGTTATCGCTGGTGCGGCGCTTGAAAAACAGGAGTTTCGTCAAAGAGAGCTTGACCTATCAGGTGGTCTCTAATATCTGGACCATGCTTAGGATCGTTTTGACGTCAGGTCCCATCATGATCAAAATCTCCGCAGCCATCGTGCTTCTGGTGGTCTCCGTATTCGTTTTGTCCGCTTCGATGGTTACCGCCGGTTCAAGGCTAGGGTTCCTCTTCTTTTTCTTGATTCTTAGCGCGTTGACGGTGTTCGTCCTGTATTACACCATTTCCGCCATAAAGCCGCTACAAGCGATCATGGACGGTGTCCAAATCATTAAAGGGGGACAACTGGATCATGCAATCGTGATCAACGAGCACAGCTTTTTTGCTTCGTTAGCGAAAGACGTCAATACCCTGGCCGATGGGCTAAAGCGCGCCTTGGACAAAGAGATCAAAGCGGAAAAAATGAAGTCTGAACTGGTGACCAACGTTTCGCACGATCTGAAGACACCGCTCACTTCGATTATCAACTACGCCGATTTGCTTTCTCAGGAAACGCTGATTCCAGAGGTCGCCAACGAATATGTGGCAGTCATCAAGAAGAAGAGTGAACGGTTAAAACAGATGACCCAGGACTTGTTTGAAATCTCCCGGATACAAAGCGGCAACATCACCATGGAAATGGAACGCATTGATTTGGCGGTCTTGCTCAACCAAACCCTGGCCGAGTTCGAAGAACAAATGGAAGCGTCAGATCTCGAATTCAAAGTGAACGCCCCGGAGGGCCAGGCCCTTGTCCTGGCCGACGGAAAACGGCTTTCCCGGGTGCTGGAGAATTTGCTCCAGAATATATTGAAATACGCACTGGTCAAGACGAGGGTCTACCTTACCGTATCGGCTGATGAAAATCATGCCTACGTGGAATGCAAAAACATCGCCAATTACGAGATGACTTTCAGTGAAGATGAAATTCTGGAGCGCTTTGTTCGGGGTGATCAGGCGAGAACCACCGAAGGCAGCGGGCTTGGGCTCGCCATTGCACAAAGCAATGTAACTGCTTGCGGCGGCCTATTAAAAGTGATCGTCGATGGAGACCTGTTTAAGGTGTTGATCACATTAAATAAAGCTTCGTCAGATGTCGATGCGCCGGGAGTCAACGATGGAGTGAACTGATATAGTGAACTGATGTCGTGAGTGGAACCAGATGGATAAGTTAGCGTTAAGACACAATCTCCCATGCGGTCCAGGATGCGCGGTCTTGGACCGCGTTCTCTTTTGTTGGCGACTGGATGATTTTATATAGTAAATGTCAAACAGCAAAGGAACGAGATTGGCATGTCCGGCAACGGCATAAGTTGTCTGAGTAACCAAGGAGGAATTTCATATATTTGTAGAAATATTTAACAAACAGATGCAAGAAAAAGCAAAAAAGAAAAAGCCGAAGGAGGGGGCTATCATTGTATTTTCGCGCAAAAAAAGACTTCTCGCATTTTTTTATGGCTTTTTTCGTGTACGCTGGAGGAATTACCTACGGCGTGTTGATCCAGCATAATTCAGTAGCAATAATGTATGCGATCATTTTGGCGGCGTTTTTATTTTTGATCTATTTCACCACGGGATATACGCTACAGGAGAAGGCATTGTTTATCCAACTAGGACCAATAAAAAGGACGATCCCCTACGGCGAAATGCGTAGAGTGAGAAAAGCCTTTGGCTTGCAACCTGGACCTGCGCTCTCCCTGGATAAGCTTGAGATCGTCTATGGTGATCGGATGGATCATGTCTTTATTTCTCCGGAAAGGGACAGTGTTTTTTTGCATGAGTTGAAACAGCGATGCCCTCGGTTAAAGATAGAAGGTGTTACGTCAGAGATCGAGGCGATCGACAATGAAAGCGTATAACAGATGGTTGTTCTTTGTTTTAATTGTTGGGTGGATTCTGTCGGTTGATAATGTACAGTTATCTTACTTGACTCACATACCTGTGGATTTACTATTGCTCTTAGGAATCGGTTTGCAGATCCTATTCAGCTCCCTGAAAAATATTCATTCTGCCAATATAGATACAAAATCAATGGCCTTCGTCTCAGTATTCATGTCTCTCATTATCACAGTAGTAACAGCATTTCTTTTTATTAGGAGATTTCAATGAAAAACTATGCGTTTTCTGTGTTCTTTATGGGAACTTAGTGGAATGAGCGTAAGCGTTCCCTCTGGTTAAGATATACGAGCGATGTCAAGATCGGGGTGGAGCGAATATGAGTTTTAAGAGGGCTTCGGTCTTAATGGGGAGACTTATTCTTGCCTTCATGCTCTTCGCTATGACCGGAAAAAATCTATTTGAGTTTGCCCCGGCGATCGGATGGTTGGGGGCCCTTATTTGCAGCCTTTTACAGATCGTTTTTCATCATATGGCGAAACGCAGGGGGGAATTGCTGTGATCAATCGATTGGCAAAAGGTATAATCGTTACTATCGTGTCGCTGAGCGCCTTTTTTTCGACAACGTCAGCCTTTGCGTTGGGCGATTACAATCGAGGAATTCTGTATGCGATAGTTCCGGTGAACTCTGATGAGCCGGATAAAGGAACCATCCAAGTCTGTTGTTTTGTCAGACGGTTTTTCGATCGTATTGTCGATGTTGACTTAAAAGCGTTTACAGGAGAAAACAACAGCATGTATCCCTGGGATTTTGAGGTGAAGAGCTATTCGTTAACTGCTCGTAAAAAAGATGGGTACGGCGTCGTTATTCAAGGTGTTGTAAACATAAGGTATATGACCAACGGCGAGTATAGAAATATCAACGTGAATGAAGAGCTTTGAAATAAGAAAAGCCAAGGATGTAAATCCCTGGCTTGCGCGCTGTTTCATGTGTGTTTTTCGTAGTTTCGCATCGGAGAGAATCGAGAATCGCCAAACGAGCCGAATCCCGCAGTGCGTCGATTAATGCATGGAATGTTGCGGCATCGCTTGTGAGGACGGTGCGCCCATCAGCAAGTTGGGGTCTAGCATGCCAAAGATCATGGCCACATGGGCGACGACGAGGAAAATAGCGACAAAGGTGGCGTGCAGCTTCAGTTTCCCATTCTCGTCTCGTTGTTTGCCGATGATGTTCAAGTCGAGCAACGCCATTCCCACAAGGGGGATGACACCGGCCAAATAGAAGCCGACGGCGATCACATCGGCCGGACCTCGCCACTGTCCGCTGAGGGTAAGGGGAATGACGGCCGATTGGAGGAGATAGAGGAATACACCGAGGAAGTAGACGCCGCCAACGATGCCTGCCGTTTTGTTGATCAACCGAAGCATGTTGCCGCCTTGACGGTTGAAGAGGATAAACAACTCTGTAATCGCAACCGTTTCGGCGAGGATAACCGGGATCGCCATGAACAGGATCAGGTTCCACGGTTGATTGACTGCCAGCAGTTCCATATAATGCGTCATTGCCATGCCGTTACGCTCCTTTCCTTTACTAAAAGGAGCATAACAAATACTTGTGAATAAGTTATGAAGCAGGGGTATGTGCAATGAGGCGAATGAGAAGCCCTTTACTGCTTCACAGGCGCCGCAGACGGAAACCTGTTACCT harbors:
- a CDS encoding GNAT family N-acetyltransferase, whose product is MTFLIRQALPTEGNLLTDISFLSKQYWNYPKEYFEVWKNELTITADYITENTVFVAEVDGKVVGYESVVEVKEDFRAGNVVVKKGFWLEHIFILPDYIGKGIGSKLITFIKELCREKRIPCLYIFADPYAKGFYDKIGAQYMGESPSSIAGRTVSLFTLWVVPQHSDI
- a CDS encoding helix-turn-helix transcriptional regulator; protein product: MENRIQELRKAKQLTQEELANICNVSRQTIISLENGRYNPSIFLAYKIAKIFELSIEQVFIFEEE
- a CDS encoding PH domain-containing protein encodes the protein MYYNSKHDYSWSFYSISGIVLVLLVEGVLEHNPITTIIGIIMALVYFWRVFSTGYYLKDTALTVKSGPFRKTIDYREISRIKKVRDVISFGYALSEERLEIVYGNHEDYVLISPNMEEDFLRELKKRCPQIAGWPVK
- the makC gene encoding alpha-pore-forming tripartite toxin MakABE regulator: MEVMERIMKSIDVLVIVDTQGALTSNDLHNNVYLVDTNKFFGSYQQGQPELVTNCYDTQTINWRVMSINPGNDVQINRFTGEMVNMQVCVPKKLGTVQDTFWQGIVQSRGALRRYQYSIELIFNGTKTLNFDPYINVRG
- a CDS encoding response regulator transcription factor, with amino-acid sequence MLKAVTVIDSYSVLVVDDDQDIVESLSIYLRQEGYDVLRAYDGLQALEIINTQPVHLLLMDIMMPKLDGIKATLKIREEKNIPIIIVSAKSEDIDKIHGLTVGADDYVTKPFNPLELLARVKSQLRRYTTLGNMDQNHAASKIVIGGLQVDPECKSVTVDGEFVKVTPLEYGILELLCRHPNRVFSAEEIYRRVWNEEGFVNDNTIAVHVRRIREKIEINPKEPKYLKVVWGVGYRIEKN
- a CDS encoding sensor histidine kinase produces the protein MDTGLKKTSLFPLGKAFVFLMVVVSFGIAATMFANLVKNVDSLEVLSEQEYVNSSELSRYQQQFLADLNQLLTYGNEDNIKAGNSINKKEFEIRKQQIFDEWYAETVRLTGLADPPRDEESSVPTVDRKPQKSQALKIKFEQEMAGKLADLHQEMIDDELREYRSLLQRVRNQPGLDYFATNGVVTYSNTAQRDRNYFTGFQAYDVVDKSGSMIYPTKKNNADIYGSPSDYSPNNTIYLAVKDEYLDQKQEEWFRQYALLQYGIKVISGSVLLISLGLLYLIWGTGRGKDGEAIQVQLIDRLYTDIALFGIFAVVFTWAALMFQLIQSNVLAAPLLYLDFRRSEFLSSMLFSMISCSLGLWLLLSLVRRLKNRSFVKESLTYQVVSNIWTMLRIVLTSGPIMIKISAAIVLLVVSVFVLSASMVTAGSRLGFLFFFLILSALTVFVLYYTISAIKPLQAIMDGVQIIKGGQLDHAIVINEHSFFASLAKDVNTLADGLKRALDKEIKAEKMKSELVTNVSHDLKTPLTSIINYADLLSQETLIPEVANEYVAVIKKKSERLKQMTQDLFEISRIQSGNITMEMERIDLAVLLNQTLAEFEEQMEASDLEFKVNAPEGQALVLADGKRLSRVLENLLQNILKYALVKTRVYLTVSADENHAYVECKNIANYEMTFSEDEILERFVRGDQARTTEGSGLGLAIAQSNVTACGGLLKVIVDGDLFKVLITLNKASSDVDAPGVNDGVN
- a CDS encoding PH domain-containing protein; translated protein: MYFRAKKDFSHFFMAFFVYAGGITYGVLIQHNSVAIMYAIILAAFLFLIYFTTGYTLQEKALFIQLGPIKRTIPYGEMRRVRKAFGLQPGPALSLDKLEIVYGDRMDHVFISPERDSVFLHELKQRCPRLKIEGVTSEIEAIDNESV
- a CDS encoding DUF6803 family protein; protein product: MAMTHYMELLAVNQPWNLILFMAIPVILAETVAITELFILFNRQGGNMLRLINKTAGIVGGVYFLGVFLYLLQSAVIPLTLSGQWRGPADVIAVGFYLAGVIPLVGMALLDLNIIGKQRDENGKLKLHATFVAIFLVVAHVAMIFGMLDPNLLMGAPSSQAMPQHSMH